A genomic window from Cyprinus carpio isolate SPL01 chromosome A2, ASM1834038v1, whole genome shotgun sequence includes:
- the LOC109054718 gene encoding disabled homolog 1-like isoform X1, with translation MSTEAELQAHVKVSVKKESRRRGHFRGRDRSEQALIQHFRGDGVRYKAKLIGIDDVTATRGDKLCQDSMMKLKGIAASARSKGNHKQRIFLTVSFGGIKIYDERSGVLQHHHSVHEISYIAKDTRDHRAFGYVCGKKGNHKFVAIKTSHSAEPVILDLHDLFTLVYDIKKREESQEKAQKDKHCEQAIYQTILEDETDDPVYQYIVFEAGHEPLRFHQSEETVYQVPTSHQKDGIYDVPKHHLMTNINQFDIFGDMATPPDILSMPASPATALDPGRRRRQNRPELFTHFSPPAVPSGYMTMGAIQAAHWTQQSLATQAAPMAFGVQGPLQVAQMLPGGQPVIWGQANLFHSPATGQQQWAFVPAQTVGMGAHPIPAAVLQGMVPIAAMRPHSCEPPETSSNIISPQHLVDSTVRQSGSKHALNKDPQEEAIVIQISTDKHDAAQSSGKQEMDCCGELDLSQLRLTSESSISPSPTDSYSTPGLEQETMSPAAASSIESSLLTAKDSLVNMPQVLKACAQTLSTDKISPDAQINLQGSSQLDIQREMSSGKNV, from the exons GTCGGGATCGCAGCGAGCAGGCCCTGATTCAGCACTTCAGGGGCGACGGCGTCCGGTACAAGGCCAAGCTGATTGGGATTGATGACGTGACGGCCACACGCGGAGACAAACTGTGTCAGGACTCCATGATGAAGCTGAAG GGCATTGCTGCTTCAGCCCGCTCGAAGGGGAACCACAAACAGAGAATCTTCTTGACTGTGTCTTTTGGTGGAATCAAGATTTATGATGAGAGATCAGGG GTCTTACAGCACCACCACTCTGTTCATGAAATCTCCTACATTGCCAAAGACACAAGGGACCATCGCGCCTTCGGCTACGTGTGCGGGAAAAAAGGCAACCACAAATTTGTGGCAATCAAGACCAGCCATTCG GCAGAGCCAGTTATACTGGACCTGCATGACCTTTTCACCCTCGTCTATGACatcaaaaagagggaggagtcacAGGAAAAGGCTCAGAAGGACAAGCACTGTGAACAAGCCATCTATCAG ACGATTCTGGAAGATGAAACTGACGATCCGGTGTATCAG TACATTGTGTTTGAAGCCGGACACGAGCCCCTCCGTTTCCACCAATCAGAGGAGACCGTTTACCAG GTCCCCACAAGTCATCAGAAAGACGGGATCTATGACGTTCCAAAACACCATCTTATGACT AATATAAACCAGTTTGATATTTTTGGTGACATGGCGACCCCCCCAGACATCCTTTCT ATGCCAGCGTCACCAGCTACTGCACTGGATCCTGGAAGAAGGCGACGTCAGAACCGCCCAGAACTCTTCACCCATTTTAGCCCACCGGCTGTGCCCTCAG GTTATATGACCATGGGTGCTATCCAGGCTGCTCACTGGACCCAACAGTCGCTTGCTACCCAGGCTGCTCCAATGGCTTTTGGGGTTCAGGGACCATTGCAGGTGGCCCAGATGCTTCCTGGAGGTCAGCCTGTGATCTGGGGTCAGGCTAACCTCTTCCACTCTCCAGCCACGGGCCAGCAGCAATGGGCCTTCGTACCAGCCCAGACAGTTGGCATGGGGGCGCATCCGATTCCAGCCGCAGTGCTGCAGGGTATGGTCCCCATAGCTGCCATGCGCCCCCACTCCTGTGAACCTCCTGAGACTTCATCAAACATTATAAGTCCTCAGCACTTAGTAGACTCTACCGTACGGCAAAGTGGATCTAAGCATGCCTTAAACAAGGACCCCCAGGAGGAAGCAATAGTTATTCAAATTAGCACAGACAAACATGACGCCGCACAGTCCTCTGGGAAACAGGAAATGGACTGCTGTGGTGAGCTTGATCTTTCACAGTTGAGATTGACTTCAGAGTCATCAATATCACCATCCCCAACTGATTCTT ATTCTACTCCTGGTCTGGAGCAGGAAACCATGTCCCCAGCAGCTGCCTCCTCAATAGAGTCATCGCTCCTGACTGCAAAAGACAGTTTAGTCAATATGCCACAAGTTTTG AAGGCTTGTGCTCAAACTCTTAGCACTGATAAGATATCACCAGATGCTCAGATAAACCTTCAAGGCTCTTCACAGCTGGATATCCAAAGAGAGATGTCTTCTGG GAAGAATGTCTAA
- the LOC109054718 gene encoding disabled homolog 1-like isoform X2, translating into MSTEAELQAHVKVSVKKESRRRGHFRGRDRSEQALIQHFRGDGVRYKAKLIGIDDVTATRGDKLCQDSMMKLKGIAASARSKGNHKQRIFLTVSFGGIKIYDERSGVLQHHHSVHEISYIAKDTRDHRAFGYVCGKKGNHKFVAIKTSHSAEPVILDLHDLFTLVYDIKKREESQEKAQKDKHCEQAIYQTILEDETDDPVYQNINQFDIFGDMATPPDILSMPASPATALDPGRRRRQNRPELFTHFSPPAVPSGYMTMGAIQAAHWTQQSLATQAAPMAFGVQGPLQVAQMLPGGQPVIWGQANLFHSPATGQQQWAFVPAQTVGMGAHPIPAAVLQGMVPIAAMRPHSCEPPETSSNIISPQHLVDSTVRQSGSKHALNKDPQEEAIVIQISTDKHDAAQSSGKQEMDCCGELDLSQLRLTSESSISPSPTDSYSTPGLEQETMSPAAASSIESSLLTAKDSLVNMPQVLKACAQTLSTDKISPDAQINLQGSSQLDIQREMSSGKNV; encoded by the exons GTCGGGATCGCAGCGAGCAGGCCCTGATTCAGCACTTCAGGGGCGACGGCGTCCGGTACAAGGCCAAGCTGATTGGGATTGATGACGTGACGGCCACACGCGGAGACAAACTGTGTCAGGACTCCATGATGAAGCTGAAG GGCATTGCTGCTTCAGCCCGCTCGAAGGGGAACCACAAACAGAGAATCTTCTTGACTGTGTCTTTTGGTGGAATCAAGATTTATGATGAGAGATCAGGG GTCTTACAGCACCACCACTCTGTTCATGAAATCTCCTACATTGCCAAAGACACAAGGGACCATCGCGCCTTCGGCTACGTGTGCGGGAAAAAAGGCAACCACAAATTTGTGGCAATCAAGACCAGCCATTCG GCAGAGCCAGTTATACTGGACCTGCATGACCTTTTCACCCTCGTCTATGACatcaaaaagagggaggagtcacAGGAAAAGGCTCAGAAGGACAAGCACTGTGAACAAGCCATCTATCAG ACGATTCTGGAAGATGAAACTGACGATCCGGTGTATCAG AATATAAACCAGTTTGATATTTTTGGTGACATGGCGACCCCCCCAGACATCCTTTCT ATGCCAGCGTCACCAGCTACTGCACTGGATCCTGGAAGAAGGCGACGTCAGAACCGCCCAGAACTCTTCACCCATTTTAGCCCACCGGCTGTGCCCTCAG GTTATATGACCATGGGTGCTATCCAGGCTGCTCACTGGACCCAACAGTCGCTTGCTACCCAGGCTGCTCCAATGGCTTTTGGGGTTCAGGGACCATTGCAGGTGGCCCAGATGCTTCCTGGAGGTCAGCCTGTGATCTGGGGTCAGGCTAACCTCTTCCACTCTCCAGCCACGGGCCAGCAGCAATGGGCCTTCGTACCAGCCCAGACAGTTGGCATGGGGGCGCATCCGATTCCAGCCGCAGTGCTGCAGGGTATGGTCCCCATAGCTGCCATGCGCCCCCACTCCTGTGAACCTCCTGAGACTTCATCAAACATTATAAGTCCTCAGCACTTAGTAGACTCTACCGTACGGCAAAGTGGATCTAAGCATGCCTTAAACAAGGACCCCCAGGAGGAAGCAATAGTTATTCAAATTAGCACAGACAAACATGACGCCGCACAGTCCTCTGGGAAACAGGAAATGGACTGCTGTGGTGAGCTTGATCTTTCACAGTTGAGATTGACTTCAGAGTCATCAATATCACCATCCCCAACTGATTCTT ATTCTACTCCTGGTCTGGAGCAGGAAACCATGTCCCCAGCAGCTGCCTCCTCAATAGAGTCATCGCTCCTGACTGCAAAAGACAGTTTAGTCAATATGCCACAAGTTTTG AAGGCTTGTGCTCAAACTCTTAGCACTGATAAGATATCACCAGATGCTCAGATAAACCTTCAAGGCTCTTCACAGCTGGATATCCAAAGAGAGATGTCTTCTGG GAAGAATGTCTAA